AAACTATATTTTTTTCTGTTATGTGTAGTCATGATTATACCCCTATACTTGAGAATAGCTACGACGACATAAATCGTATGTGACTAGCATTGGTTTACCAGTACGTGGATCTTCACTAATCTCTACATCGATATTGAATACTTTTTCTAGTATATCTTTAGTTAAAACGTTCTCAGTTGTGCCATCTGCTACGATGTCTCCATCCTTCATAGTAATAAGATGATCTGAAAAACGTACGGCTTGATTAATATCATGTAATACCATCACAATCGTACAGCCTTGCTCTTGATTTAATTGAGTTATAAGTTCTAAAATTTCTAATTGATGTGAAATATCTAAATAAGTAGTTGGTTCGTCTAAAAAGATTATGTCTGTTCTTTGTGCTAATGCCATAGCTATCCATACACGTTGTCTTTGACCACCACTTAAATCATTAATCGAACGATCTTTAAAATCGTATGTGCCAGTAACATTTAATGCCCAATCTATTTCTTTTTTATCTTCTGCGGATAAACGTCCAAAGCCTTTTTGATGAGGAAAACGACCATATGAAACAAGCTCACCTACAGTAAGTCCGTCTGCAACTTCGGGAGATTGAGGTAAAATAGCAATCTTTTTCGCAATATCTTTTGTAGATTGAGAATG
The genomic region above belongs to Staphylococcus durrellii and contains:
- a CDS encoding ABC transporter ATP-binding protein, which translates into the protein MTRLNGNQVTISYGENVIVDNLDVTIPDGQITSIIGPNGCGKSTLLKALSRLLAISNGDIILDGKSIHSQSTKDIAKKIAILPQSPEVADGLTVGELVSYGRFPHQKGFGRLSAEDKKEIDWALNVTGTYDFKDRSINDLSGGQRQRVWIAMALAQRTDIIFLDEPTTYLDISHQLEILELITQLNQEQGCTIVMVLHDINQAVRFSDHLITMKDGDIVADGTTENVLTKDILEKVFNIDVEISEDPRTGKPMLVTYDLCRRSYSQV